GTGATGGAATTTAGTACGCTGTCTTGAGCCTCGGGCAAATACAAACAAAGTTTTACATCCACCGCAAAAATTATGGATATGTCTTTTGGCTTGCTACAAGACATATCCTGGCATGATTTGAATTTTGTGCGATGCTTTATGATAACAATTCTCTCAAATCACTTTATACCTAGTTAAGTATTTATATTTATATATTTTTTGTGAACGTAGTTTTTTGACATAACAGCTACATGTGAGGATAATTAGTATACATGTATTACTTGAGTTGACTAAGGAAGGCAACAAAGTAGTCAGAAAGATAAGTACACCTAGTCATGTTATTGGAAAATATTGATGCTCAAAGCTAAACTGAAATTCCCATACGAACAGTTATTAGCAACACCAACTACCGCAGCAGTTGCTTCATTGGTAGTCAGCTTAGTAGCCTTATCTTTCTCACCAATTCTGATCCGCTTGAGTGAAAGCGAACTCGGTCCAAATGCTACAATCTTTAATCGCTTTTGGATCTCTACTGTCGCCTTTGTGCTGTGGAATGGATTCGCAGCCGCGCGGCGGCGACTATCTAATGGCCAACCAGAAAAACTACAACTTTACCCAATCCGGCTAGTTTTGCTCTTACTTGCTGGTGGGATTGTAATTTTTGCTACTCTTGCTCTGTGGGCTTTGTCACTAACTCAGACCAACGTCGCTAACGCTACGCTCATGCACTATTTGGCTCCACTGTTCACCGTCTTAGGAGGATGGCTGATTTTTGGGAAGCGCTTTGATGGTAAATTTCTTATCGGTATGTTTGTAGCTATTTTCGGTGCTGGTATTATAGTATACAATGATATCTCGTTGACGAGTGACAAACTCCAAGGAGATCTAATGGCATTACTATCAGCTGTGTTTCTTGGTTTTTATCCACTCATCGTCGAACAACTACGAAGTCAATTGAGTACGACAATAATCATGACGTGGTGTTCTGCGATCGGCTCGGTGTTACTTTTGCCTATCGCTCTACTCACTGAAGATAGGCTTTTCCCCTATTCGTTGGGTGGGTGGCTTTACGCGATTTTGCTAGCCCTCATATGCCAAATACTAGGCTTGGGACTTTATGCCTATAGCCTCAACAAGTTATCTTCAGGATTTGTCTCCTTATGCGATCTGTTTGTTCCCGTCTTTAGCTCCCTAGAAGCTTGGGTTATCTTTTCGGAAGGCCTCAACTGGTCTACATTGATAAGTTTTGTTGTGATTGTTTCAGGGGTATATCTAACTTCATCTAGCGAATTTGCTATCAAAGAAGAGGTAGAATCAGCTATGTAGAGAGATTGCAGAATGGGGGAAGAGAAAGGTTATTGGTCGATAGTTAAGTATATCATTTTTTCACTCTATGAATACTATCTATAATCTCCCAATTTCAATTTCTTCAGATATGAGATTACGGTTTTTGCAGGATGATGAGAAAACTGTTGCCAGTACTGAAAAAGAACTACCTCTAGTTATTGAGCCAGTCAAAGAAAAATCCTTTGCAGTTCTCAAAGCATTGCTCAAGGAAAGTGCGCAGTGGTTCAATAAACAACTAGATACATACGGAGCGATTTTGTTTCGGGGATTTGAGGTTGAGGGTGCAGAGCAATTTCAAAAAGCCCTAGAGCTATTGAATATCGAAGTGGAGTCAGTTTATCATTTTGGCAGCGCTCATCGTGTACGAATAACTGAGAAAGTCTTCACCTCTTCTGAAGCTCCACCAGATGTGATTATAGCTCCTCACAATGAACTCAATATGGTGCCGGTGCGACCAGGCGTACTTGCTTTCTTTTGTCAAGTTCAGCCCGACTTGTATGGGGAGACTCCCATCATCAATACAGAAAAGCTATTTTATGACTTATCTCCCAGCTTACAGCACAAAATTGGAAACTTTCCTCAGCAGTTTGTGCGATATGTTCCCAACCATCTATTAGAAATGGTCTTCGAGGATCTCTCGCCAGAGGAGATTACCAAACTTCTCCAGGAACAAGGATTTGATTTTAACTGGGAAGAGGATGGCTCTATTTCTTTTGAATGTTCTTATATTCCCTTATTCAGTCACCCAAGAACGAGTAGACTCTGCTTTGGCCTTAGTATTGTTGATTGTTTAGTTAGTAGAGAATGGTATCGAAATATTGGGCAACGGTATTCATTTAAACAAAGGCTCTATTACAACTTGCTGCCAGCCAAATTGTACAAAAATATTCAACAAAGAGCAACAACAACAGCAACTGTTGTTGATGGTTCCCAAAAACGAACCAGTACCTTGAACGCATATTTTTTGAACAAAGATGGTCAAAGCACCAATATGACGGAAGCAGAAGCGAAAGAGTTGGGGCAAGCTGAATGGAAAAATGCAGTCATATTTCAGTGGAAGCAAGGCGATATTCTCGTAATCGATAACCTACAAGTTGCTCATAGTAGACTCAATACTAAACTGAAGCGAAAAATACTGACTGCTTTTGGGAATATGTGCAACATTCGCGATATGAAACCAGCTTTATTAACGACTTTTTCAAATATATAAACATAATAAAGAATCGTTGGATTTGCAGCTACCCATGAATCAATCATTGAATATGAAAGCCTCATTTCCTCTTTCGGAAGTTCAGCATAAAATTTGGTTTAGCCATCATTTCATGCCAGAAGAGCTAAACGATAAAGTTTGTTTTGCTTTCAAAATTAATTCACCTGTCAGTATTTCTGATCTCAAAAAAACATTTCAAGCAATAATTGACCGTCACGATATCTTGCGCACGACTTATCATGAGTCGGAAAAGAAAATTTTTCAAGAAATACATGATAACGTTGAAGCTAATTTAGAGGAGATAGACGCTTCAAGTTGGGATTTTCATGAGTTAACTAACTCTTTACTACAGTCCGCTAAACATCCATTTAATTTAGAGAAAGCTCCGATGATTCGGCTAAGCTTGTTTAGTCGTTCTGCTACGGAGCATATTCTTTTGCTAATCGTTCATAGTTTGGCAAGTGATTGGGCTTCTTTATTACTACTGGTAGATGATTTTCTGCAACTCTATTTATCAAAAAATAATTTTTTAGATTCAAACAAGAATATTAAGACTTTAGAGTCTTCACAATATTTCTATAAAGAATATGTAAAAAAACAAGTTAATCTACTAGAAAGTTCCGAAGGAAAAAGACTTAAAGATTATTGGGAAAAACAGTTTTCTGGAGAATTACCTTTACTAGAGTTACCGACTAGATTACCTCAAGAGCCTCTAAAAAATAACAATGGATCATTCTATAGTTTTGTCATAAACAACAGACTAACTGGATTACTAAAAAAACTGGCAAATGATGAAAATGTCAGCCAAGAAAACCTTCTTTTGACAGCATTTAAAATTCTGCTTTACCGTTATACAAGTGAAAAAGATGTTCTTGTTGGTTTGGTAGTAAATCAGCAAGATAGACCAGAATTTGAA
This portion of the Brasilonema sennae CENA114 genome encodes:
- a CDS encoding TauD/TfdA family dioxygenase encodes the protein MRLRFLQDDEKTVASTEKELPLVIEPVKEKSFAVLKALLKESAQWFNKQLDTYGAILFRGFEVEGAEQFQKALELLNIEVESVYHFGSAHRVRITEKVFTSSEAPPDVIIAPHNELNMVPVRPGVLAFFCQVQPDLYGETPIINTEKLFYDLSPSLQHKIGNFPQQFVRYVPNHLLEMVFEDLSPEEITKLLQEQGFDFNWEEDGSISFECSYIPLFSHPRTSRLCFGLSIVDCLVSREWYRNIGQRYSFKQRLYYNLLPAKLYKNIQQRATTTATVVDGSQKRTSTLNAYFLNKDGQSTNMTEAEAKELGQAEWKNAVIFQWKQGDILVIDNLQVAHSRLNTKLKRKILTAFGNMCNIRDMKPALLTTFSNI
- a CDS encoding DMT family transporter, which gives rise to MLKAKLKFPYEQLLATPTTAAVASLVVSLVALSFSPILIRLSESELGPNATIFNRFWISTVAFVLWNGFAAARRRLSNGQPEKLQLYPIRLVLLLLAGGIVIFATLALWALSLTQTNVANATLMHYLAPLFTVLGGWLIFGKRFDGKFLIGMFVAIFGAGIIVYNDISLTSDKLQGDLMALLSAVFLGFYPLIVEQLRSQLSTTIIMTWCSAIGSVLLLPIALLTEDRLFPYSLGGWLYAILLALICQILGLGLYAYSLNKLSSGFVSLCDLFVPVFSSLEAWVIFSEGLNWSTLISFVVIVSGVYLTSSSEFAIKEEVESAM